In [Clostridium] cellulosi, one genomic interval encodes:
- a CDS encoding binding-protein-dependent transport system inner membrane protein (High confidence in function and specificity): protein MENTMIRRKTKNSGNYIIFALLVVLSILFVLPLLIILINSFKGQFIISQRPFELPNSETFVGLSNYTDGMEKVGFLSAFGWSAYITFFSVIVIVLFTAMTGWYITRVHSKISSGVYYLFAFSMIVPFQMVMFTMTKFANMLHLDNPIGIVPIYLGFGAGLSTFLYCGFIKSIPIEIEEAAIIDGCGPIQAFFKIIFPLLKPIAITVAILNIMWIWNDYLLPVLLIGSDYKTIPIAIQYLKGGYGSIDMGAMMAMLVLAIIPVIVFYMFCQKYIIEGVVAGAVKG, encoded by the coding sequence ATGGAAAACACTATGATTCGCAGAAAAACCAAGAATTCAGGTAACTACATAATATTTGCCTTGCTTGTTGTATTGTCCATTCTGTTTGTTCTTCCACTGTTAATAATACTGATCAATTCATTTAAAGGCCAGTTCATTATAAGCCAACGTCCCTTTGAACTTCCAAACTCAGAAACATTCGTGGGACTTTCAAACTATACCGACGGCATGGAAAAGGTAGGTTTTCTGAGCGCTTTTGGTTGGTCGGCGTATATTACCTTCTTTTCAGTTATTGTGATAGTTTTGTTTACTGCTATGACCGGCTGGTATATCACAAGGGTACATTCTAAGATTTCTTCTGGTGTTTATTACTTATTTGCGTTTTCCATGATTGTTCCGTTCCAGATGGTCATGTTTACTATGACGAAGTTTGCTAACATGCTACATCTTGACAATCCAATAGGTATTGTTCCGATATATCTGGGATTTGGCGCTGGCCTTTCAACCTTCCTTTACTGCGGATTTATCAAATCAATACCCATTGAGATCGAAGAGGCCGCAATAATCGACGGCTGTGGCCCCATACAGGCATTTTTCAAGATTATTTTCCCTCTGCTTAAGCCAATAGCAATCACGGTAGCAATACTGAATATCATGTGGATTTGGAACGACTACCTGCTCCCTGTTCTGCTGATCGGTTCGGATTATAAGACTATTCCGATTGCGATACAGTATTTGAAGGGCGGCTATGGTTCTATAGATATGGGTGCAATGATGGCTATGCTTGTACTCGCTATTATCCCAGTAATTGTATTTTACATGTTCTGCCAGAAATATATCATCGAAGGCGTTGTCGCGGGTGCAGTCAAGGGCTGA
- a CDS encoding glycogen/starch/alpha-glucan phosphorylase (High confidence in function and specificity), with translation MKKRSCGVLLPVSALPSKYGIGTLGRAAYQFVDFLKSAGQEYWQILPLVPTGYGDSPYQSVSTFAGNPYMIDLEMLIADGLLEKEECESIDWGENPQSVDYLKLYENRFALLEKAFERSRCADDPNYAKFKNENAYWLDDYALFMALKKAFNEKPWQEWDEPIRFRTPQAVAYYQKKLARNIEYWKYVQYLFLSQYRRLRVYANGNGIKIIGDMPIYVSDDSADVWANTKLFQLDERLNPAFVAGVPPDYFSKTGQLWGNPVYDWDGHKKELFDWWVKRLAANFKLYDVVRIDHFRAFDEYYAIPFGEKTAEYGTWKKGPGIEFFDYVKKHLGGVEIIAEDLGSTAESVRELLRKTGYPSMKVLQFGFDAHDDSHHLPHNYTNNMVVYTGTHDNDTLVGWFNSASESERAYALEYLHIEDQSEFADAAIRALFASTASLAVIPIQDWLGLDGSARMNTPSTVGINWKWRLNEGMLTSSLAERMKRIANAYRRCEDYKLGDAPKAQDVLNDFERILRNHAYTTLDKADAVTVYNCLSQAAMNAVYPMWKRTAEIAAGQKQACYLSAEFLIGRVVFNNLYCMGLLDEVKQKLSEKGFDLNRLEEIDDPALGNGGLGRLAACFVDSAAAHRLPLMGYGIRYRYGLFKQSFENGFQKETADDWTSQGDPWSVRREDERVLVKYADQSVWAVPYDMPVVGYKSGYVSTIRLWQSEPVNPFDFKLFNDQQYEAAVREKEQAERISLVLYPNDDRPEGKKLRIKQEYLLTSASVQDILRRFKAAHGDDFGKLPDYFAVQLNDTHPVMAIPELIRLLTGEGLPFEDAFSIAQKTFAFTNHTVMAEALEKWDVELFRSVLPEIMSIVEKINERLLNELRSSGCTQEEIDRRAIISGNMLHTARLAVYVCFAVNGVAKIHTEILKKDLFKEWYLKIPQKFQNKTNGITQRRWLGLCNPELSAFISGLIGDSWVTDLSQLKNLELFADDTAVLRRFEQIKLLKKRQLADEILKKEGIAINESFIYDVQIKRLHEYKRQLLNALSIVAIYNRLKEGKLPDFHPMVCIFGAKAAPGYFRAKGIIKFINEVARKVNADPETSDRLKVVFVQNYNVSYAEKLIPAADISEQISTAGTEASGTGNMKLMLNGAVTLGTYDGANIEIFEQAGEENNYCFGARVEELERLRKDYDPKKLYQANRELKKAVDSLVDGTFDDGNTGVFKELYKALLEGIYDSADNYFLLYDFDSYLETKLKANRDYKDRLAFDRKCFINVANAGIFSSDRTVREYAKDIWHINPVSWSNSAW, from the coding sequence ATGAAAAAGAGAAGTTGCGGGGTTCTTTTACCCGTTTCGGCACTGCCTTCCAAATACGGTATAGGTACACTGGGCCGTGCCGCTTACCAGTTTGTTGATTTCTTAAAAAGCGCCGGTCAGGAATATTGGCAGATCCTCCCGCTTGTTCCAACCGGCTATGGAGATTCTCCGTATCAATCCGTTTCTACCTTTGCAGGCAATCCATATATGATTGACCTTGAGATGCTTATAGCGGACGGCCTGCTTGAAAAAGAAGAATGTGAGTCAATTGACTGGGGCGAAAACCCGCAGTCAGTGGACTACTTAAAACTTTATGAGAATCGGTTTGCACTGCTTGAAAAAGCCTTTGAGCGCAGCAGATGCGCTGATGACCCGAATTACGCAAAGTTTAAAAATGAAAACGCATACTGGCTCGATGATTATGCGCTGTTCATGGCTCTCAAAAAGGCTTTCAATGAAAAGCCGTGGCAGGAATGGGATGAGCCTATCCGATTCCGGACTCCTCAAGCTGTTGCATATTATCAGAAAAAGCTTGCCCGCAATATAGAGTATTGGAAATATGTGCAGTATCTTTTCTTATCACAATACCGCAGGCTGCGTGTCTATGCAAACGGCAACGGCATAAAAATAATCGGTGATATGCCTATCTACGTATCGGATGATAGCGCCGACGTATGGGCGAACACAAAGCTGTTCCAGCTTGATGAGAGGCTGAATCCGGCGTTTGTCGCTGGGGTCCCGCCCGATTATTTCAGCAAGACGGGGCAGTTGTGGGGCAATCCCGTTTATGACTGGGATGGACATAAAAAAGAACTTTTCGACTGGTGGGTCAAGCGCCTTGCGGCGAATTTCAAACTATACGACGTTGTGCGGATAGACCATTTTCGTGCATTTGATGAATACTATGCGATTCCTTTCGGGGAGAAGACGGCCGAATACGGTACTTGGAAAAAAGGCCCGGGCATTGAGTTTTTCGATTATGTTAAGAAGCACCTCGGCGGCGTAGAAATAATCGCAGAAGATTTGGGCAGCACCGCTGAGAGCGTTCGGGAACTTCTGCGCAAAACCGGATATCCCAGTATGAAGGTATTGCAGTTTGGTTTCGATGCGCATGATGACAGCCATCACCTGCCACATAATTATACTAATAATATGGTAGTCTATACCGGTACGCATGACAACGATACATTGGTTGGCTGGTTTAACAGCGCGAGTGAGAGCGAGCGGGCATATGCCCTTGAATACTTGCATATTGAGGACCAGTCTGAGTTTGCCGATGCGGCTATCCGTGCTCTCTTTGCCAGCACTGCGTCGCTGGCGGTTATTCCGATACAGGATTGGTTGGGCCTTGACGGAAGTGCCAGAATGAATACGCCGTCAACGGTGGGTATAAACTGGAAATGGCGACTTAATGAGGGAATGCTTACGTCATCGCTTGCAGAACGTATGAAGCGCATAGCTAATGCCTATCGGCGCTGTGAAGATTATAAGTTAGGGGACGCACCGAAGGCACAGGATGTTTTAAATGACTTTGAGAGAATACTCAGGAACCACGCGTATACAACCCTTGATAAGGCCGATGCCGTGACAGTATATAACTGCCTTTCTCAGGCAGCGATGAATGCTGTTTACCCCATGTGGAAGCGGACAGCCGAAATCGCTGCGGGCCAAAAACAGGCTTGCTATCTTTCGGCTGAATTTCTCATCGGCCGGGTAGTATTTAACAACCTCTACTGTATGGGCCTGCTTGACGAAGTAAAGCAAAAGCTTAGCGAAAAAGGTTTCGATCTGAACAGGCTCGAGGAAATTGACGACCCGGCTCTCGGAAACGGAGGGCTTGGAAGGCTTGCTGCCTGCTTCGTGGACAGCGCGGCAGCACATCGCCTGCCGCTTATGGGCTATGGCATCCGTTACCGTTACGGCCTGTTTAAGCAGAGTTTTGAAAACGGGTTCCAAAAGGAGACAGCTGACGACTGGACATCGCAGGGCGATCCGTGGTCCGTTCGCCGTGAAGATGAACGGGTGCTGGTAAAATACGCTGACCAGAGCGTTTGGGCAGTGCCTTACGATATGCCCGTAGTCGGTTACAAGTCAGGATATGTCAGCACCATCAGGCTGTGGCAGAGCGAGCCTGTCAATCCGTTTGACTTTAAGTTGTTCAATGACCAGCAATATGAGGCTGCTGTGCGCGAAAAAGAGCAGGCAGAGCGCATAAGCCTGGTGCTTTATCCGAACGACGATAGGCCGGAAGGGAAGAAGCTGCGCATAAAGCAGGAATATTTGCTTACCTCCGCTTCCGTGCAGGATATATTGCGCCGTTTTAAAGCAGCTCATGGTGATGATTTCGGCAAGCTGCCAGATTACTTTGCGGTGCAGCTCAATGACACTCACCCTGTTATGGCAATTCCGGAACTTATCCGTTTGCTGACAGGTGAAGGCCTGCCGTTTGAAGATGCCTTTTCAATCGCTCAGAAAACGTTTGCCTTTACCAATCATACAGTAATGGCTGAGGCACTTGAAAAATGGGATGTGGAGCTGTTCCGTTCAGTTTTGCCTGAAATAATGAGTATTGTAGAAAAAATCAATGAAAGGCTGTTAAACGAGCTTAGGTCATCTGGCTGTACGCAGGAAGAAATTGACCGCCGCGCAATAATAAGCGGCAACATGCTGCATACAGCGAGGCTTGCAGTCTATGTATGCTTTGCGGTGAATGGTGTCGCAAAAATCCACACTGAAATACTGAAAAAGGATTTGTTCAAGGAATGGTACCTTAAGATACCGCAGAAGTTTCAGAATAAAACGAATGGCATTACGCAGCGGCGATGGCTTGGCCTTTGCAATCCTGAACTTTCGGCTTTTATATCAGGGCTTATCGGCGATAGCTGGGTTACTGACCTTTCGCAGCTTAAAAATCTTGAGCTTTTCGCAGATGATACCGCAGTGCTCCGCAGATTTGAACAGATAAAGTTATTGAAAAAGCGTCAGCTTGCGGATGAAATCTTGAAAAAAGAAGGCATAGCGATTAACGAAAGCTTTATCTATGATGTGCAGATAAAGCGTTTGCATGAGTACAAGCGGCAGTTGCTTAATGCGCTGTCAATCGTCGCAATTTATAACCGGTTAAAAGAAGGCAAACTGCCGGATTTCCACCCCATGGTTTGTATCTTTGGCGCTAAGGCTGCGCCGGGTTACTTCAGGGCCAAGGGAATAATCAAGTTCATAAACGAGGTTGCCAGAAAGGTCAATGCGGATCCTGAAACTTCAGATCGTCTGAAGGTTGTATTCGTGCAGAATTATAATGTATCCTATGCTGAAAAGCTCATACCGGCCGCTGATATATCTGAACAGATTTCCACCGCAGGAACCGAGGCTTCCGGAACAGGAAACATGAAACTGATGCTCAACGGAGCGGTTACGCTCGGTACTTATGACGGCGCTAATATCGAAATTTTTGAGCAGGCGGGAGAAGAAAACAATTATTGCTTCGGCGCCAGAGTTGAAGAGCTGGAACGCTTAAGAAAAGACTATGACCCGAAAAAGCTTTATCAGGCTAATCGCGAACTTAAAAAAGCAGTCGATTCACTTGTTGACGGTACATTTGACGACGGGAATACTGGCGTTTTCAAGGAGCTGTACAAAGCCCTGCTGGAAGGCATTTACGATTCAGCGGATAATTATTTCCTGCTGTATGACTTTGACAGCTATCTTGAAACTAAACTTAAGGCCAATCGCGACTACAAAGACCGTCTTGCATTTGACAGAAAATGCTTTATCAATGTTGCAAACGCAGGCATTTTCTCAAGCGACCGCACTGTCCGCGAATATGCAAAGGATATCTGGCATATCAACCCAGTGTCATGGAGCAATTCTGCCTGGTGA